Proteins encoded by one window of Esox lucius isolate fEsoLuc1 chromosome 4, fEsoLuc1.pri, whole genome shotgun sequence:
- the rapgef2 gene encoding rap guanine nucleotide exchange factor 2 isoform X12 produces MQDVTCHPGVYCIIMKPLAAAASHGVPSQQDKNPLPADFSRLHLADGLHPQVTHVSSSQSGCSVTSDSGSSSLSDIYQATENEPGDMDLSGLPETAVDSEEDDDEEDMERASDPLMSRDIVRDCLEKDPVDRTDDDIEQLLEFMHQLPAFANMTMSVRRELCAVMVFAVVERAGTIVLNDGEELDSWSVILNGSVEVTYPEGRPEILCMGNSFGVSPTMEKEYMKGVMKTKVDDCQFVCIAQQDYCCILNQVEKNMQKVEEEGEIVMVKEHRELDRTGTRKGHIVIKGTTERLTMHLVEEHSVVDPTYIEDFLLTYRTFLSSPMVVGNKLLEWFHDPSLRDKVTRVVLLWVNNHFNDFEGNPAMTHFLEEFENNLEREVRVSKMCGHLRLLNIACAAKAKLRLVTLTKPSREAPLAFTLLGGSEKGFRIFIDSVEPGSKAAEAGLKRGDQILEVNGQNFENVQLSKANEILRNNTHLSISVKTNLLVFKELLARPEHDHDVDGEEPLEVDRKNGAPAHLPKIGDIKKGSRYSIPDLAVDVEQVMGLEKASKKAKANTVGGRNKLKKIFDKTLTSILPPKPYNEVGVGQSQDDSIVGLKQSKQIPAALPVSGNLSSSNPDLLQSHHRILDFNNQPAPVVTNMSDQVLRVFKADQQSRYIMIGKDTTAKEVVAQAIREFALTAAPEAYSLCEVSVTPEGVIKQRRLPEQLSKLADRIQLSGRYYLKSNMETETLCSDEDAQDLLREGQISLLQLSTVEVATQLSMRAFELFCAIEPTEYIDDLFKLKSKTGSFCLKRFEEAINQETFWVASEVTREPNQLKRMKTVKHFIKIALHCRECKNFNSMFAIISGLNLAPVSRLRGTWEKLPSKYEKLFGDLQDLFDPSRNMAKYRNVLNNQNLQPPIIPLFPVIKKDLTFLHEGNDSKVDGLVNFEKLRMIAKEIRHVGRMASVNMDPALMFRTRKKKWRSLGSLSQGSANAAVLDVTQAGGHKKRVRRSSFLNAKKLYEDAQMARKVKQYLSHLSLETNEEALQILSLQCEPSINTLPKNAGGGKRPDTSPVVSRAASQQRGQLQKGNQALQVPAVALYPSRKKVPVKDLPPFGTSSPQSLKKILSLSEEASERHKRQTEDTVSNASSQLSSPPTSPHSSPKKGLGTLKGQRVQRVSVNSKQTAAGYPRMGDTYSDSGHSEISSRSSLVSNSSLDMAQEERRGLRDPHGMGSRLERRATTDPDQYSLGSYSSMQDCRGLYSGTTVLSSPSSEELTHDQGDRVSLDAADSGRGSWTSCSSGSHDNIQTMQQGRSWETLAFGPGGVVGIHPPGGPEALLGPASLWAAQARGSWASASSSSSSAAYWGEDSEGDTGTIKRRGGKDVNADPETSSITSMGSDEAKHHGRPSPSPITAGSKGLITRKESRYREPPPTPPGYTALTISDFSEGQTPSPPPPAAHSGRRPPDYTTALQRSRMVTQSPDSHHHHHHHQAQKPPGAGLTKHPGLHRTRSPGEDQDPEEEEEGESLSPKLVALRKTVAHTTSETSRP; encoded by the exons ATGCAGGATGTTACATGTCACCCTGGCGTATATTGTATCATTATGAAACCATTAGCAGCTGCAGCCAGCCATGGAGTCCCGAGCCAGCAAGATAAAAACCCG cTCCCCGCAGACTTCAGCCGACTCCACCTGGCCGACGGCCTGCACCCACAGGTGACCCACGTGTCCTCCAGCCAATCAGGATGTAGTGTCACCAGCGACTCTGGGAGCAGCAGTCTGTCAGATATTTACCAG GCCACGGAGAACGAGCCGGGAGACATGGACCTCAGTGGCCTTCCTGAGACCGCCGTTGACTCCGAGGAGGACGATGACGAGGAGGACATGGAGCGAGCGTCAGACCCCCTTATGAGCCGAGACATAGTGCGGGACTGCCTTGAGAAGGACCCAGTGGACCGCACGGATGACGACATTG aGCAATTACTTGAGTTCATGCATCAGCTCCCAGCATTTGCCAACATGACCATGTCGGTGAGGAGGGAGCTTTGTGCAGTCATGGTGTTTGCTGTGGTCGAACGGGCCGGCACCATCGTCCTGAACGACGGGGAAGAG CTGGACTCATGGTCGGTGATCCTGAATGGCTCGGTGGAGGTGACATATCCCGAGGGCAGACCGGAGATCCTGTGTATGGGGAACAGCTTTGGGGTTTCCCCGACCATGGAGAAGGAGTACATGAAGGGAGTGATGAAGACCAAGGTGGACGACTGTCAG TTTGTGTGCATAGCACAGCAGGACTACTGCTGCATCCTCAACCAGGTGGAAAAGAACAtgcagaaggtggaggaggaaggTGAGATCGTCATGGTCAAGGAGCACCGCGAGCTGGACCGCACCGGCACCCGAAAAGGGCACATTGTCATCAAG GGCACGACAGAGCGCCTGACCATGCACCTGGTTGAGGAGCACTCTGTAGTGGACCCCACCTACATCGAAGACTTCCTGCTTACCTACAGGACTTTCCTCTCAAGCCCCATGGTCGTGGGAAACAAGCTCCTTGAGTGGTTCCACGATCCAAGCCTCAGGGACAAG GTTACACGGGTAGTCTTGCTGTGGGTTAACAATCACTTCAATGATTTTGAAGGCAACCCTGCAATGACTCACTTTCTTGAAGAATTTGAGAACAATCTGGAGAGAGAGGTTCGTGTCTCA AAAATGTGTGGCCATCTTAGACTGTTAAACATTGCCTGTGCTGCTAAAGCCAAACTTCGTCTGGTGACGCTGACCAAACCGTCGAGGGAGGCCCCGCTAGCCTTTACCCTGCTTGGGGGTTCGGAGAAGGGTTTCCGCATCTTCATCGATAGTGTGGAGCCTGGGAGCAAGGCCGCAGAGGCCGGCCTCAAACGAGGAGATCAG attCTGGAGGTGAATGGGCAGAACTTTGAAAATGTCCAGCTCTCTAAAGCCAACGAGATCCTGAGGAACAACACCCACTTGTCCATTTCTGTGAAAACCAATCTTTTAG TGTTCAAGGAGCTGCTAGCCCGGCCGGAGCATGACCATGATGTGGATGGCGAGGAGCCGTTAGAGGTGGATCGTAAGAATGGAGCTCCAGCCCACCTGCCCAAGATCGGGGACATCAAGAAGGGCTCTCGTTACTCCATCCCTGACCTGGCGGTGGATGTTGAGCAG GTGATGGGCCTGGAGAAGGCCAGCAAGAAGGCCAAAGCCAACACTGTGGGTGGCAGAAACAAACTCAAGAAGATCTTTGACAAGACACTCACCAGCATCCTGCCACCCAAACCATACAA TGAGGTGGGTGTGGGCCAATCGCAGGACGACAGCATCGTCGGCCTGAAGCAGTCCAAACAGATTCCGGCCGCGCTGCCGGTCAGTGGCAACCTGTCGTCCAGCAACCCTGACCTTCTGCAGTCCCACCACCGCATCCTGGACTTCAACAACCAGCCTG CCCCAGTTGTGACAA ACATGTCGGATCAGGTGCTACGAGTGTTCAAGGCAGACCAACAGAGCCGGTATATCATGATTGGTAAAGACACCACGGCCAAGGAAGTTGTGGCCCAGGCCATCCGGGAGTTCGCCCTGACCGCAGCCCCTGAAGCCTATTCGCTGTGCGAGGTGTCCGTTACACCAGAGGGCGTCATCAAGCAACGGCGGCTTCCTGAGCAGCTGTCCAAGTTGGCTGACAGAATACAGCTCAGTGGAAG GTACTACCTGAAGAGCaacatggagacagagacactgtgttCCGACGAGGACGCCCAGGACCTCCTTCGTGAAGGCCAGATCTCCCTCCTCCAACTATCCACTGTGGAGGTAGCAACCCAGCTCTCCATGCGCGCCTTTGAACTCTTCTGCGCCATCGAGCCCACTGAGTACATCGACGACTTATTCAAGCTCAAGTCCAAGACGGGCTCGTTTTGCCTTAAGCGGTTCGAGGAGGCCATCAACCAGGAGACCTTCTGGGTGGCGTCGGAGGTGACCCGGGAACCCAACCAGCTGAAGCGTATGAAGACGGTCAAGCACTTCATCAAGATAGCCCTACATTGTAGAGAGTGCAAGAACTTCAACTCCATGTTTGCCATCATCAG TGGTCTGAACCTAGCCCCTGTATCTAGACTCCGGGGCACATGGGAAAAGCTGCCCAGTAAGTACGAGAAGCTGTTTGGGGACCTGCAGGACCTGTTTGACCCGTCCAGGAACATGGCCAAGTACCGCAACGTCCTCAACAACCAGAACCTTCAGCCACCCATCATACCCCTCTTCCCTGTCATCAAGAAGGACCTCACCTTCCTTCATGAAG GCAATGACTCTAAAGTGGACGGACTGGTGAACTTTGAGAAGCTGCGGATGATTGCCAAAGAGATCCGCCACGTGGGGCGCATGGCCTCCGTCAACATGGACCCGGCGCTCATGTTCCGAACCAG GAAGAAGAAATGGAGGAGTTTAGG TTCTCTTAGCCAGGGCAGTGCCAATGCAGCGGTGCTGGACGTCACCCAGGCAGGCGGCCACAAGAAGCGTGTGAGGCGGAGCTCTTTCCTGAATGCCAAGAAGCTGTACGAGGACGCCCAGATGGCACGCAAGGTCAAGCAGTACCTGTCCCATCTCAGCCTGGAGACCAACGAGGAGGCGCTGCAGATCCTCTCACTGCAGTGTGAGCCCTCCATCAACACAC TGCCAAAGAACGCCGGTGGCGGTAAGAGGCCGGACACGTCTCCCGTGGTGTCCAGGGCTGCCAGCCAGCAGAGAGGCCAGCTGCAGAAGGGTAACCAGGCCCTACAGGTGCCCGCTGTGGCCCTCTACCCCTCCCGCAAGAAAGTGCCAGTCAAAGACCTGCCGCCGTTTG GCACAAGTTCCCCTCAGTCACTGAAGAAGATCTTGTCACTGTCGGAGGAGGCCAGTGAGCGTCACAAGCGTCAGACGGAGGACACCGTGTCCAACGCCTCCTCGCAGCTTAGCTCCCCGCCCACCTCCCCCCACAGCTCGCCCAAGAAGG GGCTCGGGACTTTGAAGGGCCAAAGGGTCCAGAGGGTTTCCGTTAACAGTAAACAGACAGCCGCAG gcTACCCCAGGATGGGAGACACCTACTCCGACTCGGGTCACAGTGAGATCTCGTCGCGGTCCAGCCTGGTCAGCAACTCATCCTTGGACATGGcccaggaggagaggagaggtctCCGAGACCCCCACGGCATGGGATCACGGCTGGAGAGGAGGGCCACGACGGACCCCGATCAATACAGTCTGGG CTCATATTCCTCCATGCAGGACTGTCGGGGCCTGTACAGCGGTACCACGGTCCTCTCCTCCCCGAGCTCCGAGGAGCTGACCCATGACCAGGGTGACCGCGTGTCACTGGACGCCGCCGACAGCGGCCGTGGCTCCTGGACCTCCTGCTCCTCCGGGTCCCATGACAACATCCAGACCATGCAGCAGGGGCGCAGCTGGGAGACCCTGGCGTTCGGCCCCGGCGGGGTGGTAGGCATCCACCCTCCCGGAGGCCCCGAGGCGTTGCTGGGCCCCGCCAGTCTGTGGGCGGCCCAGGCCAGGGGCAGCTGGGCCTCTGCGTCTTCGTCGTCATCCTCCGCGGCGTACTGGGGCGAGGACTCTGAGGGCGACACGGGCACGATCAAACGGCGAGGCGGGAAGGACGTGAACGCTGACCCGGAGACGAGCAGCATCACGTCAATGGGGTCTGACGAGGCCAAGCATCACGGGAGGCCGTCCCCATCGCCAATCACCGCCGGCAGCAAGGGCCTTATCA CACGAAAGGAGAGCCGCTACCGTGAgccccctcccactccacccgGTTACACCGCCCTCACCATCTCTGACTTCAGCGAGGGCCAGACGCCGTCGCCACCTCCCCCCGCCGCCCACTCCGGCCGCCGTCCGCCCGACTACACCACGGCCCTGCAGCGCTCGCGCATGGTCACCCAGTCGCCCGactcccaccaccatcaccaccaccaccaggctCAAAAACCCCCAGGGGCGGGCTTGACCAAACACCCGGGGCTCCACCGCACCCGCTCGCCAGGCGAGGACCAAgacccagaggaggaagaggagggtgagTCCTTGTCTCCCAAACTAGTCGCTCTGAGGAAGACAGTGGCACACACAACATCAGAGACATCAAGGCCATGA
- the rapgef2 gene encoding rap guanine nucleotide exchange factor 2 isoform X13, whose protein sequence is MQDVTCHPGVYCIIMKPLAAAASHGVPSQQDKNPLPADFSRLHLADGLHPQVTHVSSSQSGCSVTSDSGSSSLSDIYQATENEPGDMDLSGLPETAVDSEEDDDEEDMERASDPLMSRDIVRDCLEKDPVDRTDDDIEQLLEFMHQLPAFANMTMSVRRELCAVMVFAVVERAGTIVLNDGEELDSWSVILNGSVEVTYPEGRPEILCMGNSFGVSPTMEKEYMKGVMKTKVDDCQFVCIAQQDYCCILNQVEKNMQKVEEEGEIVMVKEHRELDRTGTRKGHIVIKGTTERLTMHLVEEHSVVDPTYIEDFLLTYRTFLSSPMVVGNKLLEWFHDPSLRDKVTRVVLLWVNNHFNDFEGNPAMTHFLEEFENNLEREKMCGHLRLLNIACAAKAKLRLVTLTKPSREAPLAFTLLGGSEKGFRIFIDSVEPGSKAAEAGLKRGDQILEVNGQNFENVQLSKANEILRNNTHLSISVKTNLLVFKELLARPEHDHDVDGEEPLEVDRKNGAPAHLPKIGDIKKGSRYSIPDLAVDVEQVMGLEKASKKAKANTVGGRNKLKKIFDKTLTSILPPKPYNEVGVGQSQDDSIVGLKQSKQIPAALPVSGNLSSSNPDLLQSHHRILDFNNQPDMSDQVLRVFKADQQSRYIMIGKDTTAKEVVAQAIREFALTAAPEAYSLCEVSVTPEGVIKQRRLPEQLSKLADRIQLSGRYYLKSNMETETLCSDEDAQDLLREGQISLLQLSTVEVATQLSMRAFELFCAIEPTEYIDDLFKLKSKTGSFCLKRFEEAINQETFWVASEVTREPNQLKRMKTVKHFIKIALHCRECKNFNSMFAIISGLNLAPVSRLRGTWEKLPSKYEKLFGDLQDLFDPSRNMAKYRNVLNNQNLQPPIIPLFPVIKKDLTFLHEGNDSKVDGLVNFEKLRMIAKEIRHVGRMASVNMDPALMFRTRKKKWRSLGSLSQGSANAAVLDVTQAGGHKKRVRRSSFLNAKKLYEDAQMARKVKQYLSHLSLETNEEALQILSLQCEPSINTLPKNAGGGKRPDTSPVVSRAASQQRGQLQKGNQALQVPAVALYPSRKKVPVKDLPPFGTSSPQSLKKILSLSEEASERHKRQTEDTVSNASSQLSSPPTSPHSSPKKGLGTLKGQRVQRVSVNSKQTAAGYPRMGDTYSDSGHSEISSRSSLVSNSSLDMAQEERRGLRDPHGMGSRLERRATTDPDQYSLGSYSSMQDCRGLYSGTTVLSSPSSEELTHDQGDRVSLDAADSGRGSWTSCSSGSHDNIQTMQQGRSWETLAFGPGGVVGIHPPGGPEALLGPASLWAAQARGSWASASSSSSSAAYWGEDSEGDTGTIKRRGGKDVNADPETSSITSMGSDEAKHHGRPSPSPITAGSKGLITRKESRYREPPPTPPGYTALTISDFSEGQTPSPPPPAAHSGRRPPDYTTALQRSRMVTQSPDSHHHHHHHQAQKPPGAGLTKHPGLHRTRSPGEDQDPEEEEEGESLSPKLVALRKTVAHTTSETSRP, encoded by the exons ATGCAGGATGTTACATGTCACCCTGGCGTATATTGTATCATTATGAAACCATTAGCAGCTGCAGCCAGCCATGGAGTCCCGAGCCAGCAAGATAAAAACCCG cTCCCCGCAGACTTCAGCCGACTCCACCTGGCCGACGGCCTGCACCCACAGGTGACCCACGTGTCCTCCAGCCAATCAGGATGTAGTGTCACCAGCGACTCTGGGAGCAGCAGTCTGTCAGATATTTACCAG GCCACGGAGAACGAGCCGGGAGACATGGACCTCAGTGGCCTTCCTGAGACCGCCGTTGACTCCGAGGAGGACGATGACGAGGAGGACATGGAGCGAGCGTCAGACCCCCTTATGAGCCGAGACATAGTGCGGGACTGCCTTGAGAAGGACCCAGTGGACCGCACGGATGACGACATTG aGCAATTACTTGAGTTCATGCATCAGCTCCCAGCATTTGCCAACATGACCATGTCGGTGAGGAGGGAGCTTTGTGCAGTCATGGTGTTTGCTGTGGTCGAACGGGCCGGCACCATCGTCCTGAACGACGGGGAAGAG CTGGACTCATGGTCGGTGATCCTGAATGGCTCGGTGGAGGTGACATATCCCGAGGGCAGACCGGAGATCCTGTGTATGGGGAACAGCTTTGGGGTTTCCCCGACCATGGAGAAGGAGTACATGAAGGGAGTGATGAAGACCAAGGTGGACGACTGTCAG TTTGTGTGCATAGCACAGCAGGACTACTGCTGCATCCTCAACCAGGTGGAAAAGAACAtgcagaaggtggaggaggaaggTGAGATCGTCATGGTCAAGGAGCACCGCGAGCTGGACCGCACCGGCACCCGAAAAGGGCACATTGTCATCAAG GGCACGACAGAGCGCCTGACCATGCACCTGGTTGAGGAGCACTCTGTAGTGGACCCCACCTACATCGAAGACTTCCTGCTTACCTACAGGACTTTCCTCTCAAGCCCCATGGTCGTGGGAAACAAGCTCCTTGAGTGGTTCCACGATCCAAGCCTCAGGGACAAG GTTACACGGGTAGTCTTGCTGTGGGTTAACAATCACTTCAATGATTTTGAAGGCAACCCTGCAATGACTCACTTTCTTGAAGAATTTGAGAACAATCTGGAGAGAGAG AAAATGTGTGGCCATCTTAGACTGTTAAACATTGCCTGTGCTGCTAAAGCCAAACTTCGTCTGGTGACGCTGACCAAACCGTCGAGGGAGGCCCCGCTAGCCTTTACCCTGCTTGGGGGTTCGGAGAAGGGTTTCCGCATCTTCATCGATAGTGTGGAGCCTGGGAGCAAGGCCGCAGAGGCCGGCCTCAAACGAGGAGATCAG attCTGGAGGTGAATGGGCAGAACTTTGAAAATGTCCAGCTCTCTAAAGCCAACGAGATCCTGAGGAACAACACCCACTTGTCCATTTCTGTGAAAACCAATCTTTTAG TGTTCAAGGAGCTGCTAGCCCGGCCGGAGCATGACCATGATGTGGATGGCGAGGAGCCGTTAGAGGTGGATCGTAAGAATGGAGCTCCAGCCCACCTGCCCAAGATCGGGGACATCAAGAAGGGCTCTCGTTACTCCATCCCTGACCTGGCGGTGGATGTTGAGCAG GTGATGGGCCTGGAGAAGGCCAGCAAGAAGGCCAAAGCCAACACTGTGGGTGGCAGAAACAAACTCAAGAAGATCTTTGACAAGACACTCACCAGCATCCTGCCACCCAAACCATACAA TGAGGTGGGTGTGGGCCAATCGCAGGACGACAGCATCGTCGGCCTGAAGCAGTCCAAACAGATTCCGGCCGCGCTGCCGGTCAGTGGCAACCTGTCGTCCAGCAACCCTGACCTTCTGCAGTCCCACCACCGCATCCTGGACTTCAACAACCAGCCTG ACATGTCGGATCAGGTGCTACGAGTGTTCAAGGCAGACCAACAGAGCCGGTATATCATGATTGGTAAAGACACCACGGCCAAGGAAGTTGTGGCCCAGGCCATCCGGGAGTTCGCCCTGACCGCAGCCCCTGAAGCCTATTCGCTGTGCGAGGTGTCCGTTACACCAGAGGGCGTCATCAAGCAACGGCGGCTTCCTGAGCAGCTGTCCAAGTTGGCTGACAGAATACAGCTCAGTGGAAG GTACTACCTGAAGAGCaacatggagacagagacactgtgttCCGACGAGGACGCCCAGGACCTCCTTCGTGAAGGCCAGATCTCCCTCCTCCAACTATCCACTGTGGAGGTAGCAACCCAGCTCTCCATGCGCGCCTTTGAACTCTTCTGCGCCATCGAGCCCACTGAGTACATCGACGACTTATTCAAGCTCAAGTCCAAGACGGGCTCGTTTTGCCTTAAGCGGTTCGAGGAGGCCATCAACCAGGAGACCTTCTGGGTGGCGTCGGAGGTGACCCGGGAACCCAACCAGCTGAAGCGTATGAAGACGGTCAAGCACTTCATCAAGATAGCCCTACATTGTAGAGAGTGCAAGAACTTCAACTCCATGTTTGCCATCATCAG TGGTCTGAACCTAGCCCCTGTATCTAGACTCCGGGGCACATGGGAAAAGCTGCCCAGTAAGTACGAGAAGCTGTTTGGGGACCTGCAGGACCTGTTTGACCCGTCCAGGAACATGGCCAAGTACCGCAACGTCCTCAACAACCAGAACCTTCAGCCACCCATCATACCCCTCTTCCCTGTCATCAAGAAGGACCTCACCTTCCTTCATGAAG GCAATGACTCTAAAGTGGACGGACTGGTGAACTTTGAGAAGCTGCGGATGATTGCCAAAGAGATCCGCCACGTGGGGCGCATGGCCTCCGTCAACATGGACCCGGCGCTCATGTTCCGAACCAG GAAGAAGAAATGGAGGAGTTTAGG TTCTCTTAGCCAGGGCAGTGCCAATGCAGCGGTGCTGGACGTCACCCAGGCAGGCGGCCACAAGAAGCGTGTGAGGCGGAGCTCTTTCCTGAATGCCAAGAAGCTGTACGAGGACGCCCAGATGGCACGCAAGGTCAAGCAGTACCTGTCCCATCTCAGCCTGGAGACCAACGAGGAGGCGCTGCAGATCCTCTCACTGCAGTGTGAGCCCTCCATCAACACAC TGCCAAAGAACGCCGGTGGCGGTAAGAGGCCGGACACGTCTCCCGTGGTGTCCAGGGCTGCCAGCCAGCAGAGAGGCCAGCTGCAGAAGGGTAACCAGGCCCTACAGGTGCCCGCTGTGGCCCTCTACCCCTCCCGCAAGAAAGTGCCAGTCAAAGACCTGCCGCCGTTTG GCACAAGTTCCCCTCAGTCACTGAAGAAGATCTTGTCACTGTCGGAGGAGGCCAGTGAGCGTCACAAGCGTCAGACGGAGGACACCGTGTCCAACGCCTCCTCGCAGCTTAGCTCCCCGCCCACCTCCCCCCACAGCTCGCCCAAGAAGG GGCTCGGGACTTTGAAGGGCCAAAGGGTCCAGAGGGTTTCCGTTAACAGTAAACAGACAGCCGCAG gcTACCCCAGGATGGGAGACACCTACTCCGACTCGGGTCACAGTGAGATCTCGTCGCGGTCCAGCCTGGTCAGCAACTCATCCTTGGACATGGcccaggaggagaggagaggtctCCGAGACCCCCACGGCATGGGATCACGGCTGGAGAGGAGGGCCACGACGGACCCCGATCAATACAGTCTGGG CTCATATTCCTCCATGCAGGACTGTCGGGGCCTGTACAGCGGTACCACGGTCCTCTCCTCCCCGAGCTCCGAGGAGCTGACCCATGACCAGGGTGACCGCGTGTCACTGGACGCCGCCGACAGCGGCCGTGGCTCCTGGACCTCCTGCTCCTCCGGGTCCCATGACAACATCCAGACCATGCAGCAGGGGCGCAGCTGGGAGACCCTGGCGTTCGGCCCCGGCGGGGTGGTAGGCATCCACCCTCCCGGAGGCCCCGAGGCGTTGCTGGGCCCCGCCAGTCTGTGGGCGGCCCAGGCCAGGGGCAGCTGGGCCTCTGCGTCTTCGTCGTCATCCTCCGCGGCGTACTGGGGCGAGGACTCTGAGGGCGACACGGGCACGATCAAACGGCGAGGCGGGAAGGACGTGAACGCTGACCCGGAGACGAGCAGCATCACGTCAATGGGGTCTGACGAGGCCAAGCATCACGGGAGGCCGTCCCCATCGCCAATCACCGCCGGCAGCAAGGGCCTTATCA CACGAAAGGAGAGCCGCTACCGTGAgccccctcccactccacccgGTTACACCGCCCTCACCATCTCTGACTTCAGCGAGGGCCAGACGCCGTCGCCACCTCCCCCCGCCGCCCACTCCGGCCGCCGTCCGCCCGACTACACCACGGCCCTGCAGCGCTCGCGCATGGTCACCCAGTCGCCCGactcccaccaccatcaccaccaccaccaggctCAAAAACCCCCAGGGGCGGGCTTGACCAAACACCCGGGGCTCCACCGCACCCGCTCGCCAGGCGAGGACCAAgacccagaggaggaagaggagggtgagTCCTTGTCTCCCAAACTAGTCGCTCTGAGGAAGACAGTGGCACACACAACATCAGAGACATCAAGGCCATGA